A stretch of Telopea speciosissima isolate NSW1024214 ecotype Mountain lineage chromosome 11, Tspe_v1, whole genome shotgun sequence DNA encodes these proteins:
- the LOC122645363 gene encoding disease resistance protein RPM1-like, which produces MDLLPATLLQQKLDYYLHHPGLLVPEVRKEFEALKLKFPDIICRLTNMNTSLRDQNVRAWRQALKDLDDKVDDIMIFILSLMRSPLILGFGHHQLPFIFRRFHLKKQLMEVRRLGEQIQNIQTDRTPSVPDNACKSSTQAKERSSTSLGSRSYGVRPSAYEMTGGRITKPIHADTANRIEDLLLNHRDERFKVVGVIGRKGIGKSRLVTHVYKEKVRKYYDCYAWISNPSSFQPESTLREMIRQFYFGSPPYTLETMDQSTLLSAMDKCLDGKRFLLVLDGVSDLEIWESVIFPAFPFGRDQLARPSPKSSFLHDRIVFAGNFLHGRIVFTSSFSHRRIFEVVKQVYVQIRLNPLSQEEAWAIFCQLVFPETQPPGTCPPELENMARRITQKSGGLLSVIQLLAGVLRQGKSSPAAEVWEKHLRQLEELDKSFYRDDTVVKAIILLSYAALALPLKSCFLYFSIFPKDDEIPLKRAIRLWIAEGLVEETPEKTATEASMAYLQELIDRELIQPGNLDVKGDVKSFKFDDQVRRVALDIINGSHEQQLCFVDQATDNNGSSSSSSSGSTTAAGMPTLRLLSIRDEDVEDITSMHKNNNAASRVRSCIISGMGKLQSSIIMHRCLSRFQLLRVLDLDLQGSEIKTLPNSLGTLVLLVYLRLKGSKLKEVSASALKNLICLKYLGLRRTGIRELPAASLLQLKELHTLDVRETKLRRLPCCVSQLLQLRHIYLCSSFRREVVEMPLIGKETDDEERPPLQLQTLAGVRATTNLIEELGRWTQLRKLSMGRLAEADSEMFCASIDKMNFLRSLSIRCGKKESLRMRFLGRSNTTLDTLRIGGSVEALDSAIKCFPSLCRLYLWDNLLTDDPFPMLQGLPNLMVLSLTNTFKGKKIISCDTGGFPKLKRLSIFQLRNLEHWQINGGMQKLEFLSFGHCPNLKKPPQDLKNLPSLHLVIVAGMDEDFNEMMERIGKESKASFKVRHIPLFKHDFRATEQKPGTKLEEVSEADGLEDPCRRLPGRYMTLLTECRTILAQMRKVCLQHRLCEENWATNWLAIQAASIN; this is translated from the exons ATGGATTTGCTACCAGCCACTCTCTTGCAGCAGAAGTTGGACTATTACCTGCACCATCCCGGTCTACTTGTTCCTGAAGTCCGCAAGGAGTTTGAGGCTTTGAAACTCAAGTTCCCAGATATTATATGCCGTTTAACGAACATGAACACGAGTCTTAGAGATCAGAATGTAAGAGCCTGGAGACAAGCACTTAAAGATTTGGATGACAAGGTCGATGATATTATGATATTCATCCTGAGCTTGATGAGGTCACCATTAATTTTGGGGTTCGGCCATCATCAGCTTCCCTTTATATTCCGACGATTCCATTTAAAGAAGCAGTTAATGGAAGTGCGTCGGTTAGGTGAACAGATCCAAAATATTCAGACAGACCGCACTCCATCTGTTCCTGATAATGCCTGTAAGAGTAGTACTCAAGCCAAAGAACGGAGCTCAACCTCGTTGGGTTCCAGAAGTTATGGAGTAAGGCCATCAGCGTATGAAATGACGGGTGGGAGAATCACAAAGCCTATCCATGCTGACACTGCGAATAGGATTGAGGATTTGTTACTGAATCATAGAGACGAAAGATTCAAAGTGGTTGGTGTGATAGGGAGAAAGGGTATTGGGAAGAGCAGACTGGTAACGCATGTATACAAGGAGAAAGTAAGGAAATATTACGACTGCTACGCATGGATTTCAAACCCTTCGTCTTTCCAACCTGAGAGTACCCTTCGGGAGATGATACGCCAATTCTACTTTGGATCCCCTCCCTACACATTGGAGACGATGGACCAATCGACCTTATTATCGGCAATGGATAAATGCTTGGATGGGAAGCGATTCCTATTGGTTCTTGATGGTGTTTCAGACTTGGAAATTTGGGAGAGCGTTATATTCCCTGCTTTCCCTTTCGGTCGTGATCAACTGGCTCGACCTAGCCCGAAAAGTAGTTTCCTCCATGATAGGATTGTTTTCGCAGGTAATTTCCTCCATGGTAGGATCGTTTTCACAAGTAGTTTCTCACATCGTAGGATCTTTGAGGTGGTCAAGCAAGTCTATGTCCAAATCCGCCTTAACCCCTTGTCGCAAGAGGAAGCATGGGCTATATTCTGCCAATTGGTGTTTCCAGAAACACAGCCTCCCGGAACTTGTCCACCGGAGCTAGAAAATATGGCAAGAAGGATCACACAAAAATCAGGTGGTTTGCTTTCTGTGATCCAGCTGCTTGCTGGGGTCTTGAGGCAGGGAAAGAGCAGCCCAGCTGCTGAAGTTTGGGAAAAACATCTTCGCCAATTGGAGGAATTAGATAAATCTTTTTATAGAGATGATACAGTAGTCAAAGCAATAATATTGCTCAGCTACGCTGCATTGGCTTTACCTCTTAAATCATGCTTCTTATATTTCAGTATTTTCCCCAAAGACGATGAGATTCCATTGAAGAGGGCCATTCGGTTATGGATAGCTGAGGGCTTGGTGGAGGAAACTCCAGAGAAAACAGCGACAGAAGCTTCTATGGCCTACTTACAAGAGCTCATCGACAGAGAATTGATCCAACCGGGAAATCTTGATGTTAAAGGAGATGTGAAATCTTTTAAATTTGATGATCAGGTTCGCAGAGTAGCTCTTGATATCATTAATGGATCCCACGAGCAGCAGCTGTGCTTTGTCGATCAAGCCACAGACAAtaatggatcatcatcatcatcatcatctggaTCAACTACTGCAGCAGGTATGCCAACTTTGCGTCTCCTTTCCATtcgagatgaggatgttgaagaCATAACATCAATGcataaaaataataatgctGCTTCACGGGTACGCTCTTGCATCATATCTGGAATGGGTAAGTTACAATCCTCAATAATTATGCATCGATGCCTTTCGAGATTTCAACTCTTACGAGTGTTGGACTTGGATCTCCAAGGCTCAGAGATCAAAACCTTACCCAACAGTTTGGGTACTCTAGTTCTTCTAGTATATCTAAGACTGAAGGGCTCAAAGCTCAAGGAGGTTTCTGCCTCTGCTCTGAAGAATCTCATCTGTTTGAAATACCTGGGGTTGAGGAGAACTGGAATTAGAGAGCTTCCAGCTGCTTCCTTGTTGCAGCTGAAGGAACTACACACCTTGGATGtaagagaaacaaagctgaGGAGATTGCCTTGTTGCGTGTCCCAACTTCTTCAACTGCGGCACATATATCTTTGTAGTTCTTTTAGAAGAGAAGTCGTGGAGATGCCACTAATAGGAAAGGAGACTGATGATGAAGAACGACCACCACTCCAACTCCAAACACTTGCGGGTGTGAGAGCTACTACCAACTTGATAGAGGAACTAGGAAGGTGGACCCAACTCAGAAAACTGTCCATGGGAAGACTAGCAGAAGCTGATTCTGAAATGTTTTGTGCTTCCATTGACAAGATGAACTTCCTCCGATCACTATCAATAAGATGTGGGAAAAAAGAGAGCCTACGTATGAGATTTTTGGGACGCTCCAATACCACCCTCGATACACTAAGGATTGGAGGTTCGGTTGAGGCCTTAGACTCTGCTATAAAATGCTTCCCATCCCTCTGTCGCTTATACTTGTGGGACAATCTCTTAACAGATGATCCTTTTCCAATGCTACAAGGGCTTCCTAACCTCATGGTCCTCAGCCTGACTAACACtttcaaaggaaagaaaataattagCTGTGATACTGGTGGTTTCCCCAAGCTAAAGAGACTGTCCATCTTCCAGCTGAGAAATCTAGAGCATTGGCAAATAAACGGAGGAATGCAAAAGCTCGAGTTTCTTTCCTTTGGGCATTGTCCGAATTTGAAAAAGCCGCCTCAAGACCTTAAAAACCTTCCTAGTCTCCATCTTGTGATAGTTGCAGGAATGGACGAGGATTTTAACGAGATGATGGAGAGGATTGGCAAAGAGTCCAAAGCTAGTTTCAAGGTCCGTCACATTCCATTATTCAAGCATGATTTCAG AGCCACCGAGCAAAAGCCTGGGACAAAGCTTGAAGAAGTTTCAGAGGCTGAT GGTCTAGAGGATCCCTGCCGACGTCTTCCAGGGAGGTACATGACACTTCTAACAGAATGTCGAACAATTCTGGCTCAAATGAGGAAAGTTTGCCTTCAGCATCGGCTTTGTGAAGAAAATTGGGCAACAAATTGGCTCGCAATTCAAGCTGCGTCCATAAACTAA
- the LOC122645364 gene encoding uncharacterized protein LOC122645364, with translation MEFNQEKLKKLWDNWELEISILLSLLLQIILILTANFRKRMSSKWVVAYFVLWMAYLAADSVATFSLGIISSTLNDPSPWYNPDMLAFWTPFLLLHLGGPDTITAFSLQDSQLWLRHLLGLIFQIIATAYIFKRSLKTHSKLFLPTIFVLAAGIVKYGERTWSLKQASTDDLRISLIKKRDPGPDYAAVMEEFSSDLRAGNPGMLTVRRENQSQPEYYVIMEGLLNSDSSIDPMEQNPEEVLYGAYHFFQTFKRLFVDLILTFQDRNYSRSIFCKCPSSQAYKMIETELSYAYDMLYTKALVAHTPLGRIFRGISCCSILIAFCLFFSTVKQYDFKKKDIVVSYVLLIGALALEFVTIGMLIFSDWTVVILRKTNSPSSKWLEKRVYQILSTFRRLSQHHHRWSNQMGQYGLLSYIIVDHHQKPLIKQYLENFLDVLGLKEMWDEFNYIKYKTVSEELKHLIFKNLKDKSENIKEQDKRLNTRQGQWALKLPAEDCSLLQWSLDAEFDESLVMWHLATDICYKLQENINSAKQDPEDENKRMFSDQCLASRDISRYLLYLLLSRPSTMSSIAGLAVIRHGDTCEEAKKFFEEERVVAGDEFDAIDSLMTVHMYVRAEEVKGDKSKSILWDAVKLAGELQELPEDKRWETASNVWIEMLSYAARHCSGNYHAQTLSAGGELLTFLWLLEAHLGMGGHYQIKSGEFTTSYTAER, from the coding sequence ATGGAATTCAatcaagaaaaattgaagaaattgtgGGACAACTGGGAACTCGAGATCTCAATTCTGTTAAGCTTGCTCCTACAGATCATACTCATTCTCACTGCAAACTTTAGAAAACGAATGTCCTCTAAATGGGTGGTGGCTTATTTTGTTCTCTGGATGGCTTATCTAGCTGCAGATTCGGTGGCCACTTTCTCTTTAGGCATCATCTCAAGCACCCTCAATGATCCAAGTCCCTGGTATAACCCCGACATGCTTGCTTTCTGGAcacctttccttcttcttcacttagGTGGCCCTGATACCATCACAGCTTTCTCCTTGCAAGACAGCCAGCTCTGGTTGCGCCATCTTCTTGGCCTAATTTTTCAAATTATAGCTACAGCCTACATCTTCAAGAGGTCGCTAAAGACGCACAGCAAGCTTTTTCTCCCAACGATTTTTGTGCTTGCTGCAGGTATTGTCAAGTATGGGGAAAGGACTTGGTCACTCAAGCAGGCTAGCACGGATGATCTCAGAATCTCGTTGATTAAGAAACGTGACCCAGGGCCTGATTATGCTGCGGTGATGGAGGAATTTTCATCTGATCTCAGGGCAGGCAACCCAGGGATGCTAACTGTCCGAAGGGAGAATCAGAGCCAACCAGAGTACTACGTAATCATGGAGGGCTTATTGAATTCAGATTCCAGCATTGACCCTATGGAACAAAACCCAGAAGAAGTACTATATGGAGCATATCACTTCTTTCAAACTTTCAAACGCCTCTTTGTTGATCTGATACTCACATTTCAAGATCGCAACTACAGCAGATCCATCTTCTGTAAGTGCCCTTCTTCTCAAGCTTATAAAATGATTGAGACTGAATTGAGCTACGCTTACGATATGCTCTACACAAAAGCACTCGTAGCTCATACTCCTCTAGGCCGTATCTTTCGTGGGATCAGTTGCTGTTCAATTCTCATTGCTTTCTGCCTCTTCTTCTCTACCGTGAAGCAATATGATTTCAAGAAAAAAGACATCGTCGTATCGTATGTATTACTCATTGGGGCTTTAGCGCTTGAGTTTGTCACGATCGGGATGCTTATTTTCTCAGATTGGACTGTTGTCATATTACGAAAGACCAATTCTCCTTCTTCGAAATGGCTTGAGAAGCGAGTCTATCAAATCCTTTCCACATTCCGAAGGCTCAGCCAACACCACCACCGCTGGTCTAATCAAATGGGTCAGTACGGTTTGTTGAGTTATATAATAGTGGATCATCATCAAAAGCCGCTCATCAAGCAATACTTGGAAAATTTTCTAGATGTGTTGGGGCTAAAGGAAATGTGGGATGAGTTCAATTACATCAAATACAAAACGGTAAGTGAAGAACTGAAGCATCTTATCTTCAAAAATCTCAAGGACAAATCGGAAAACATAAAGGAACAGGACAAGCGTCTTAACACCCGCCAAGGTCAATGGGCACTGAAGCTTCCGGCCGAGGACTGTTCATTGCTACAATGGAGCTTGGATGCCGAATTTGATGAGAGCCTTGTTATGTGGCATCTGGCTACAGATATATGCTATAAGTTACAGGAAAATATAAATTCGGCAAAACAAGATCCAGAGGATGAAAACAAAAGAATGTTTTCTGATCAATGTTTGGCAAGTAGAGATATATCACGTTATTTGCTCTATCTCCTCCTTTCACGACCCTCTACAATGTCTTCCATAGCAGGGTTAGCGGTCATAAGACATGGAGATACTTGTGAAGAGGCTAAAAAATTCTTCGAGGAAGAAAGAGTAGTGGCCGGGGATGAGTTTGATGCTATCGATTCGCTAATGACAGTGCATATGTATGTTCGAGCGGAGGAAGTGAAGGGAGACAAAAGCAAGTCCATATTGTGGGATGCAGTTAAACTAGCCGGAGAACTACAGGAGTTGCCTGAAGATAAAAGGTGGGAGACTGCAAGCAACGTGTGGATCGAGATGCTTTCTTACGCTGCACGTCACTGCAGTGGAAACTACCATGCTCAGACTTTATCTGCGGGAGGGGAGCTTCTCACTTTTTTGTGGCTTCTTGAGGCACATCTCGGCATGGGAGGACACTACCAAATAAAATCTGGTGAGTTCACAACGAGCTATACTGCAGAAAGGTAG